Genomic DNA from Shouchella patagoniensis:
AATCGTTTAACTGTTGAATCGCTGCCACTGGTTCCACCTCATTTCAGCTTATTTTCTTTTTAACTGTTTTTGCCACTGATCGATTTTTTCCAACGCTTGAAATGGCGTCAAGTGTAAAAGATCCGTTTCCACAATTTTTGTGAGCAACTCTTTTTCTTTTCTGTTTAATTCTTTTTCCTTTTGTTTTTCTACCTCTGGTTCAAACAAAGAGAGCTGCTGTGGTTCTTCAGTAATTGTAACAGCAACTTCTTCTACACCAAGCTCTCTGTCGTCCATTTGAGTGGTTGGCAAATCACGGTTTCCATGGCTCGTCTCAAGCGTTTTTAACAACTGTTCAGCACGCGTTGTCACATTTCTAGGCAATCCGGCAAGTTCTGCAACATAAACACCATAGCTTCGATCTGCTGCACCTTCTATCACTTTGTGTAAAAACACAACGGTCCCATTCTCTTCGGCAGCGGAAACGTGGACATTACGTAAGTTCGGAATGGTTTCTGCTAAAGTTGTAAGTTCGTGATAATGAGTGGAAAACAGTGTTTTTGCCCCTATGGATTTATAAATGTATTCAATAATTGCTTGAGCAAGCGCCATTCCATCGTATGTAGATGTACCACGGCCAATTTCATCAAGAAGGATTAAGCTATGCGGAGTTGCTTTGGTAAGCGCATCCTTAGTCTCTAACATTTCCACCATAAATGTACTTTGTCCGCTGGCTAAATCATCAGCTGCACCAATACGGGTAAAAATTTTATCAAATATAGGTAGTGTTGCTTCATCGGCAGGAACAAAGCTCCCAATCTGCGTAAGAACAACGGTTAAAGCCAACTGACGCATGTACGTTGATTTTCCGCCCATATTGGGACCTGTAATTAATAACATGTCACGATCATCTGTTAAGTTAATTTCATTTTGTACGTAACTGCCCCGTTTAATGACGGTTTCCACGACTGGGTGTCTGCCACCTTTAATCGCCACATCTCGTGAATTGGTTAACGTTGGTTTTACATATAAATTTTGTTCAGCCACAGCTGCAAATCCTGCCAGTACATCCATCTCGCTAATCTCGCCAGCAAGCAGTTGTAGTGATGGAACAAATTTTTCAACTTGACTGCGAATGCGTACAAACAATTCATATTCTAATTCAGACAGTTTTTCATCGGCTTCAAGAATAAGTGCTTCTTTCTCTTTAAGCTCTGGTGTAATATACCGTTCTGCATTAGCGAGCGTTTGTTTACGCTCATAACGGCCTTCAGGCAGTAAATGTGTATTAGCACGAGAGACTTCAATGTAATATCCAAATACTTTGTTGTATCCTACTTTTAAAGAACGTATACCCGTTGATTCACGCTCTGAGCGCTCGAGTTCCGCAATCCATTGTTTTCCGTTTCTACTAGCATCACGATACGTATCCAATTCTTTATTATATCCGTCCACAATAAGTCCGCCATCTGTCACTGAAATTGGCGGGTCCTCAACAAGGCTTTCTCCTAACATCACCACAAGTTCTTTGAAAGGGCTAAGCTCCTTTAACCAATGGTTTTGCAAGCCTAATTGCGCAAGGTGAGCTGTAATTTCTGGCAACTTACTAAGAGAACGCTTCAATTGAGCCAGCTCTCTCGCATTTACACTTCCATAAGCAATTCTAGCTGCCAAACGTTCAATATCATAAACTTCTTTAAGCGTATCTCTTAATGTTTCCCGTTCAAAATACTGTTCTAAAAACTGTTCAATGATTGCTTGTCGATTTACGATCGCTTCTTCTTTAACTAATGGACGATCAAGCCACTGACGTAACAACCTTCCTCCCATTGATGTCACAGTTTGATCGATGATAGAGAGCAAAGAACCGCTTTTTTTCTTGTCTCTCAACGTTTCGACTAATTCTAGGTTACGCTTCGCGTGTACATCCATCTTCAAAAATGAATCAGAAGGGTAAAAAACCGCTTTTTGTAAGTGTCTTAACGATTGTTTTTGAGTTTCAATCAAATAGTGAAGCATGCGATTATATGCTTGTTTTAAAGCTGGTTGCTGAATATGACAAATCAACCCTTCATATTCTTTCAGTTCACTTTCATCACTTTGGACTGTGACAATAAAGCTTGGATGTGTTTCTAGCTTTTCTTTTAGCGCCAATTCAATGTCATCTGGAGCAATGACTTCTTTTGCATTTCCAGCTAAAATCTCTTGTAATAAATCATCCATATCACCAGTTAATAGCGTTACATCTGTCTCACCTGTTGAAAGATCGCACCGGGCTATTCCATACGCATTTTCCCCTTCACAAGAAAATGCAAGCAAGTAGTTGTTTTCTTTTTCCGGAAGCAATTTGCTGTTCATTAATGTACCAGGAGTCAACACTTTCGTAACTTCGCGTTTCACAACTCCTTTTACCATTTTTGGATCTTCAACTTGTTCACAAACAGCGATTTTATATCCTTTTTCAATTAATCGCGTAATATAATTTTCAGCAGAATGATGAGGAACACCACACATTGGAATGCGTTCTTCTCCTTGCCCTCTTCCTGTTAACGTAATCTCAAGTTCTTTTGACGCTTTAATCGCATCTTCATAAAACATCTCATAAAAATCGCCTAAACGAAAAAAAAGAAATGCATCTTTATAGTTGGCTTTAATTTGTAAATATTGTTGCATCATTGGGGTTTGTGCCATAAGAGCCTCCGATATTCCTAAAATCTTAAGCCATTATACCATAGAGCAAACCAATTCTTCACGTAGCACACAAAAAAAGCCGGCTGCTCAAAACAGCGCGGCTTCACTTATTTATCCAGTTCTTCTTGCAAAAAATGCGGGTCAATTTGCTCAAAGTCTTCATCTCGAATCTCGCCTGTGAGTGGATCAACGGGATACTCTTCGATTAATCCTTGTGGGTTTACAGCTACAGCGACCTTCGTTTCGCCAATGCACTCAACAATAAACTCTCTTTCTACTTGCACATCAACAGAGCGCCCATTTTCTGAAATAACGGCCTCCAGCGTGTTCGGTTGTTGGACCGCTTTTGCTACCACATCCAGTTCTTCGGAAATCACATTCTCGTCTTTCATCGACAATGGAACAATGTCGGTATAAGAAACTGTTTGAGTTGCAACATCGGTTTTTGTATTATTAACATACGAAAACCAAACATTGATATCATAGGAACCGTTCACTTCAACTGTGTCTCCGCGCTTTTTTGCACTATACGTATGATTAATAATCCAGCAACCTAAAATACTTGACGGTGGCTCTGACGGTCTAATATGATGAGTCGCTTCTGAAAACTTGCGCCCTTTTCCGCAGACAGCTTTCGTGATAATTTCGCGGTAACTAGTTTCATTTCTTGAGTCAGCCATCTTGTTCCCTCCATTTTCACGTATTGCCTATGGGCATAGGCAGACGTCCATTTTCAATACGGTATGCACAACTACTTCAATCTGTGCAATAAACGATACTTAGACGCTTCTCTACCAAGCTATGAACAAGAGCAAGCATTTAGACCATGCGGTGCAAAGAAAAAAAACGGCACCCTAAAAAGAGCACCGTGTTTTTTACTTAACAATTGTGAAAAGGACTTTTTGAAGTTGTTCCCCGCATAACATCGCCATCCATTGATCGAACGATTTCATCTGTTACTGTTTTGGAAACAGTATTTGTAATTAATTGAAGCAATTCATTCACATCTACTTGGCTGCGTTTAAATTCTTGCACGAGCGGAATCTGATCAATTTCTTCATGTAGCTCATCGATTCTCTTTTCTACTTGCTGGAGCGCTTCCGACTTACCATAATGCTTTAAGTTTACAGCTTCTTTTTGATTACGTTTAATCTCTGCAATCATTTCTTGGACACGTAAATGCTCATTAATCTGTTTTTCTGCACGTTTAAAGAAATCAACTTCTTCTGTTTGAGCGAGCATATTTGCTAATTCTTTTGCTTTCTCTTTTATATCCTGCTTTGTATATAGTGTGCTCACTGAGCCTGCACCTCCGCCGATTCCATCAAGTCCCCGTTTAGAGACCACGTTTTCGCTTCTGTAATTTGTACGTACACAATCTCACCAATCACTGATTTAGGACCAACAAAATTAACAAGTCTATTTGTTCGCGTTCTACCTGCTAGCACATCTGGGTTCTTTTTGCTTTCCCCTTCAACTAATACTTCTACAACTTTGTCTTGGTAATCCAAATTCCTTTTACCAGAAATCTCATTAACAAGCGCGTTCAAACGAGCTAAGCGTTTTTTCTTTACCT
This window encodes:
- the mutS gene encoding DNA mismatch repair protein MutS; its protein translation is MAQTPMMQQYLQIKANYKDAFLFFRLGDFYEMFYEDAIKASKELEITLTGRGQGEERIPMCGVPHHSAENYITRLIEKGYKIAVCEQVEDPKMVKGVVKREVTKVLTPGTLMNSKLLPEKENNYLLAFSCEGENAYGIARCDLSTGETDVTLLTGDMDDLLQEILAGNAKEVIAPDDIELALKEKLETHPSFIVTVQSDESELKEYEGLICHIQQPALKQAYNRMLHYLIETQKQSLRHLQKAVFYPSDSFLKMDVHAKRNLELVETLRDKKKSGSLLSIIDQTVTSMGGRLLRQWLDRPLVKEEAIVNRQAIIEQFLEQYFERETLRDTLKEVYDIERLAARIAYGSVNARELAQLKRSLSKLPEITAHLAQLGLQNHWLKELSPFKELVVMLGESLVEDPPISVTDGGLIVDGYNKELDTYRDASRNGKQWIAELERSERESTGIRSLKVGYNKVFGYYIEVSRANTHLLPEGRYERKQTLANAERYITPELKEKEALILEADEKLSELEYELFVRIRSQVEKFVPSLQLLAGEISEMDVLAGFAAVAEQNLYVKPTLTNSRDVAIKGGRHPVVETVIKRGSYVQNEINLTDDRDMLLITGPNMGGKSTYMRQLALTVVLTQIGSFVPADEATLPIFDKIFTRIGAADDLASGQSTFMVEMLETKDALTKATPHSLILLDEIGRGTSTYDGMALAQAIIEYIYKSIGAKTLFSTHYHELTTLAETIPNLRNVHVSAAEENGTVVFLHKVIEGAADRSYGVYVAELAGLPRNVTTRAEQLLKTLETSHGNRDLPTTQMDDRELGVEEVAVTITEEPQQLSLFEPEVEKQKEKELNRKEKELLTKIVETDLLHLTPFQALEKIDQWQKQLKRK
- a CDS encoding outer spore coat protein CotE, which gives rise to MADSRNETSYREIITKAVCGKGRKFSEATHHIRPSEPPSSILGCWIINHTYSAKKRGDTVEVNGSYDINVWFSYVNNTKTDVATQTVSYTDIVPLSMKDENVISEELDVVAKAVQQPNTLEAVISENGRSVDVQVEREFIVECIGETKVAVAVNPQGLIEEYPVDPLTGEIRDEDFEQIDPHFLQEELDK
- a CDS encoding RicAFT regulatory complex protein RicA family protein; the encoded protein is MSTLYTKQDIKEKAKELANMLAQTEEVDFFKRAEKQINEHLRVQEMIAEIKRNQKEAVNLKHYGKSEALQQVEKRIDELHEEIDQIPLVQEFKRSQVDVNELLQLITNTVSKTVTDEIVRSMDGDVMRGTTSKSPFHNC